In a single window of the Nicotiana tomentosiformis chromosome 8, ASM39032v3, whole genome shotgun sequence genome:
- the LOC138898050 gene encoding uncharacterized protein: protein MTLSSDGTKFSGVSTTSVLDPFHPLYLYPSDTPGTMLVSVLFVGTGFGDRKEGMLISLSAKNKVQLIDGSLIEPTTNSPLYPHWQRCNNMIKAWIMNSSSKDITRIILYYKTAKVAWNNPVERYGVANISQYYSLQQSISSTFQGSFDIATYYTKLKGYWDELHKISLGRPCTCGAMHEFREAHKPIQFLSGLNETYSTIKSNI, encoded by the coding sequence ATGACTTTGAGTAGTGATGGAACTAAATTTTCTGGTGTTTCCACAACATCAGTCCTCGATCCTTTTCACCCTCTCTATCTTTACCCTTCCGATACCCCAGGAACCATGTTAGTATCTGTCCTCTTTGTTGGTACAGGGTTTGGGGATAGGAAGGAAGGAATGTTAATATCTTTGTCCGCAAAGAACAAAGTTCAATTAATTGATGGATCTTTAATTGAACCTACAACTAACTCTCCTCTATATCCTCATTGGCAACGATGTAATAATATGATTAAAGCATGGATAATGAATTCATCTTCTAAGGACATAACTAGAATAATCCTTTACTATAAGACTGCTAAAGTAGCCTGGAATAACCCTGTGGAAAGATATGGTGTTGCCAATATCTCCCAATATTACAGTCTTCAACAATCAATTTCTTCTACATTTCAAGGCTCGTTTGACATTGCAACCTATTACACTAAACTCAAGGGGTACTGGGATGAACTACATAAAATTTCTCTAGGAAGGCCTTGTACATGTGGTGCAATGCATGAGTTCCGTGAAGCACATAAACCCATTCAATTCCTATCAGGGTTAAATGAAACTTATTCTACTATTAAGAGTAACATTTAA